One window from the genome of Cucumis melo cultivar AY chromosome 12, USDA_Cmelo_AY_1.0, whole genome shotgun sequence encodes:
- the LOC103488535 gene encoding tubulin beta chain: protein MREILHIQGGQCGNQIGAKFWEVICDEHGIDHTGKYSGDSELQLERINVYYNEASGGRYVPRAVLMDLEPGTMDSVRSGPYGQIFRPDNFVFGQSGAGNNWAKGHYTEGAELIDSVLDVVRKEAENCDCLQGFQVCHSLGGGTGSGMGTLLISKIREEYPDRMMLTFSVFPSPKVSDTVVEPYNATLSVHQLVENADECMVLDNEALYDICFRTLKLATPTFGDLNHLISATMSGVTCCLRFPGQLNSDLRKLAVNLIPFPRLHFFMVGFAPLTSRGSQQYRALTVPELTQQMWDAKNMMCAADPRHGRYLTASAMFRGKMSTKEVDEQMINVQNKNSSYFVEWIPNNVKSSVCDIPPKGLKMASTFIGNSTSIQEMFRRVSEQFTAMFRRKAFLHWYTGEGMDEMEFTEAESNMNDLVAEYQQYQDATADEEYEDEEEEIPV, encoded by the exons ATGAGAGAAATCCTCCACATCCAAGGCGGTCAATGCGGCAACCAGATCGGAGCCAAGTTCTGGGAGGTCATTTGCGATGAACATGGCATTGATCACACTGGAAAGTACAGCGGTGACTCTGAGCTTCAGCTTGAACGGATTAATGTCTATTACAATGAAGCCAGTGGCGGTAGGTATGTTCCTCGTGCTGTTCTTATGGATCTTGAGCCTGGAACCATGGATTCCGTCAGATCCGGACCCTATGGCCAGATCTTCCGTCCCGATAACTTCGTTTTTGGTCAGTCTGGGGCTGGCAATAATTGGGCTAAGGGACACTATACTGAAGGAGCTGAACTTATTGATTCTGTTCTAGACGTTGTCAGGAAGGAAGCTGAGAATTGTGATTGCTTGCAAG GATTTCAAGTTTGTCATTCTTTGGGTGGAGGTACTGGATCTGGAATGGGAACACTTCTGATTTCAAAGATCAGGGAGGAGTACCCAGATCGCATGATGTTGACATTTTCTGTATTTCCTTCTCCCAAGGTTTCAGACACAGTTGTAGAACCATACAATGCCACTTTGTCTGTTCATCAACTTGTTGAGAATGCTGATGAATGCATGGTTCTTGACAATGAAGCCCTCTACGATATTTGCTTCCGAACACTCAAGCTTGCTACTCCAACAT TTGGTGATCTGAACCACCTTATCTCTGCTACCATGAGCGGTGTTACTTGTTGTCTAAGATTCCCTGGACAATTGAACTCCGATCTACGAAAGCTTGCTGTTAATCTCATACCATTCCCGCGTTTACATTTCTTTATGGTTGGTTTTGCGCCATTAACATCAAGAGGATCTCAACAATACCGAGCCCTTACAGTGCCAGAGTTAACCCAGCAGATGTGGGATGCCAAAAACATGATGTGTGCTGCTGATCCACGACATGGTCGGTACCTTACCGCTTCAGCCATGTTTCGTGGTAAGATGAGCACCAAAGAAGTAGACGAGCAGATGATTAATGTACAAAACAAAAACTCATCTTACTTTGTTGAATGGATACCCAACAACGTGAAGTCTAGTGTGTGCGACATCCCACCCAAGGGTCTGAAAATGGCATCAACTTTCATTGGTAACTCGACATCGATTCAGGAGATGTTCAGGAGGGTTAGCGAGCAGTTCACAGCCATGTTCAGGCGCAAGGCCTTCTTGCATTGGTACACAGGTGAAGGAATGGACGAAATGGAGTTCACCGAGGCTGAGAGTAATATGAATGATCTGGTTGCCGAGTATCAGCAGTACCAGGATGCGACTGCGGATGAAGAGTATGAAGATGAGGAAGAGGAAATCCCTGTTTGA
- the LOC127144179 gene encoding uncharacterized protein LOC127144179 — translation MDQQTLLGASWSPNCVHTSPTSDAPNVGGIDERQSAFSIYTNYLEALNETYIKVNVAATDRPMFIVRKEGIATNVLGVCDTKGDFVYVLAGWEGSAADSWILHDALVQPNELQVPKGYLNAKEFLAPYIGHRYHLQEWRDVENALTTANKYFKMKHPSVRNMSERAFGLLKGRWQLRGKLYYPLQVKCCIILACCLLHNLINRKMTNCEDIDDVRERDFAYAMATARDDIKYIETTTSGFSGGMN, via the exons ATGGATCAACAAACCCTTCTTGGAGCTTCTTGGAGTCCTAACTGTGTTCACACTAGTCCAACGTCAGATGCTCCTAACGTTGGAGGCATTGATGAACGACAATCAGCGTTTTCCATATACACC AATTACCTTGAGGCATTGAACGAGACGTACATAAAGGTAAACGTGGCCGCAACCGATCGCCCTATGTTTATAGTGCGTAAGGAGGGAATTGCCACTAATGTACTTGGCGTCTGCGACACAAAAGGGGATTTCGTATACGTATtagccggttgggaaggatccgcAGCAGACTCGTGGATTCTCCACGATGCGCTTGTACAACCAAACGAACtgcaagtgccaaagg GTTATCTAAACGCGAAGGAATTTCTTGCCCCATACATAGGCCATaggtaccatttgcaagagtggcgtgacGTTGAAAATGCCCTAACCACTGCAAATAAATACTTTAAAATGAAACACCCATCGGTAAGGAATATGAGTGAGCGCGCGTTTGGTCTTCTGAAGGGTCGGTGGCAACTTCGTGGAAAGTTGTACTATCCCCTCCAAGTGAAGTGTTGCATCATCCTAGCATGTTGCTTGCTACACAATTTGATTAATAGAAAAATGACAAATTGCGAAGACATAGACGACGTTAGGGAGAGGGACTTCGCGTACGCAATGGCCACTGCAAGAGACGACATTAAATACATTGAGACGACAACAAGTGGTTTCAGTGGCGGTATGAATTAG